The sequence CGGAAAAATTAGTTCCATCATATTCTAAGGTTAACTTCAGGTAACGCATCCTCAAGCACTGGATCCAACTCTGGCAGTTTAGACGAGTTCTACAAGTACCATTGGTGCTCCATCACCGCGGCGGTTTCTCACCCTCAGGATACGGGTATACCCCCCGGCACGCTCCGCGTATTTAGGCGCAATTTCCTCAAAAAGTTTTTTAACCACACTTTCATCGAGAAGAAATGCGAGGGCCTGCCGCCTTGCGTGAAGATCCCCCCGCTTTCCGAGGCTGATCATTTTATCTGCCAGTCGCTTTAACTCCTTGGCTCTCTGCTCCGTCGTTTCAATACGCTCTTCCCGCAGGAGAGATGTCACAATGTTCCGGAGCATCATCCTGCGGTGGTCGCTTCGGAAACCCAACTTCCGGTACACAGAAATCACCTCTTTCAGTCCTCTGCCTTTCGCAACGAAAGCCCTAGTTCCATAAGTTTTTGATCAACTTCCTCGAGAGACTTTTTTCCCAGGTTCCGAACCTTAATCATGTCCTCCTCGGTCCGCTGGACTAAGTCTTCCACGGTATTGATGCCTGCCCGCTTCAAGCAATTATAAGAGCGTACCGAAAGCTCCAATTCTTCAATCGGCATCTCCAGCATTTTACTTTTTTCGTCGGTTTGTTTTCCAACGAGGGCATCTCCATCCTCAACCTTTTCCGTGAGGCCAACGAACAGCTTCAAGTAATCGATTAAAATTTTCGCAGCGAGGCTGACAGCCTCATCAGGTTTCACGGTTCCGTTTGTCCAGACCTCGAGAATCAGCCTATCATAGTCGGTAACCTGACCTACCCGCGTATTCTCAATGGTGTAATTAACCTTGTGAATTGGTGAAAAAATAGAATCAACAGGAATGATCCCGATCGCCTGGTCCCCTTTTTTGTTTTTTTCTGCGGGGACATAGCCGCGCCCTTTTTCTACGGTCATTTCCACAAAAAGGCGGCCGTTTGCTTCTAGTGTCGCGATATAGAGATCGGGGTTAAGGATTTCGATCTCGGCACCGGCAATAATATCCAATGCCTTAACCTCTTTTTCGCCCTGGGCCTCGATCCTCAAGATCTGGGGCTCATCTCCGTACATCTTAATGGCGAGACCCTTTAAATTTAAAATAATGTCTGTGGTATCCTCACGAACGCCGGGAATTGTACTGAACTCGTGCAGGACTCCTTCAATTTTAACTGAAGTCACAGCCGCTCCAGGCAGGGAAGAGAGGAGAACCCGGCGCAGGCTGTTACCCAGAGTGGTCCCGTAACCACGCTCCAGCGGTTCGATCACAAATTTGCCGTAGGTCCCTGCTTCATTTTTTTCAAGGCATTCGATGCGGGGTTTTTCAATCTCTAACATTTCCGAAACCTCCTTCCCCAACACCCTTTTCAGGCAACAAAATGCCTTAACGTGAATAAAGCTCAACAATCAGGTGCTCTTTAATGGGGATATCTATATCTTCTCGGGCCGGGAAGCCCAGTACCCGTCCCTGCATCCTTTCGACATCCACTTCCAACCAGGGAGGAGGAGTTTTATGAGCTGCAGCCTCGGCAAGTTCCGCAAAACGGGTTAATTCCTTGCTTTTTCCGGCAACGGCAATGACGTCTCCGATTCGCACCAGGTAAGATGGGATGCTCACCCGCCTCCCGTTCACAGTGAAATGACCGTGCCGGACAAGTTGGCGTGCCTCGGTCCGCGAAGCAGCAAACCCGATCCGGTAAACCACATTATCCAGGCGGCGCTCCAGTAAACGCAGGAGGTTCTCTCCGGTAATCCCCTTCTGGCGTTCTGCAATTCTAAAATAACGCCTGAACTGCCGCTCAAGAATCCCATAAATCCGCCGCGCTCTCTGCTTTTCCCGGAGTTGCAGACCATACTCCGTCATTTTCCGCCGTGACTGGCCCTTTTCACCCGGGGGGTAGCTCCTCCGGTCAAGAGCACACTTGTCCGAGTAGCAACGGTCTCCTTTTAGGTAAAGTTTAATCCCCTCGCGGCGGCAGAGACGACATACTGCACCTGTATATCTTGCCATGAATCTTGTCCCTCCTTTATTGAGCTTGATTAAACGCGCCGGCGCTTCGGCGGGCGACAGCCGTTATGAGGAATTGGAGTTACGTCTTTAATCATGTTTACTTCCAGACCTGCGGCTTGAAGGGACCTGATCGCCGCCTCTCTTCCCCCACCGGGGCCTTTAACATAACACTCGACCTGTTTCATCCCGTGCTCCATCGCCGTTTTTGCAGCAGCTTCGGCAGCCATTTGGGCTGCGAAAGGAGTGCCTTTCCGGGTCCCTTTAAACCCCATCGTCCCGGCGCTGGCCCAGGCGATCGCATTTCCCGCAGTATCAGTAATCGTAATGATCGTGTTATTAAAGGTCGACCTGATGTGTGCAACTCCGTGCTCAACATTTTTTCGGTCTCTGCGTTTTGGTCTTGCTGTTCTCCGTGCCACCTTCTTCCTCCTTTCTCACTATTTCTTACGACGAATCCCAACTGTCTTTTTGGGCCCTTTTCGCGTCCGGGCATTTGTTCGTGTCCGCTGACCGTGCACCGGCAGTCCCCGGCGGTGGCGTAAGCCCCGGTAACAACCGATTTCGATCAAGCGTTTAATGTTCATGGAAACTTCGCGCCGGAGGTCTCCTTCTACCTTGGACTCTTTGTCGATAATCTCCTGCAGTTTACCCACTTCGTCTTCGGTTAGATCCTTTACCCGCGTCGAAGGATCAATTCCCGTTTTTTTAAGAATACCCTGCGCGGTCGTCCGGCCGATCCCGTAAATATAGGTAAGGGCCACTTCAATCCGTTTCTCGCGAGGCAAGTCTACGCCTGCAATTCGCGCCATCATCAATCCCCCTAAAATCTAAATTCTAACCTTGCTTTTGTTTGTGTTTCGGGTTTTCGCAGAGAACCATAACCTTGCCTTTTCTCTTAATCACCTTGCATTTTTCACAGATCGGTTTCACGGAAGCGCGAACTTTCATCGGAGCTCCTCCTTGTATCAATCAGATGCATAAATAATCAAACCGGGAGCACTATTTAAAACGATAAATAATTCGTCCCCGGGTCAAATCGTAAGGTGATAGTTCTACAGTAACGCGATCGCCGGGTAAAATCCGGATAAAATTCATCCGGATCTTGCCGGAAACGTGAGCCAGCACCTTGTAACCATTTGCTAATTCCACCCGGAACATGGCGTTAGGGAGGGCCTCGACCACGGTACCTTCAACTTCAATGACATTCAGCTTTGACTTGGGCATACATCTCTCTACCCCCTCGTTTCGGACTCCTTGTCGACCTGAACCTGCCGTAAAGTAGCGATTGCTTTTCGAATCTCGCTATTTCCCACCTGCTGACCACCTTTCCACAGCGCTGCCAGGTGTTCGGCAACTACGGGGAAAGAGTCAAGGTGCTTAATATTTTTCCGCTTGGGGTTTTCCAACCTTCGCTTATCGCCATCAACGAGGTAAACAGAAGAGTCATCTATTATTTCAACCACCAGGAAAAACTTTCCCCGATCGCGGCCACGTTTGGAACAAACTAACTGGCCTACCTCTAAATTACTTTCTTTCACTCTCTACTCCTGCCCCCTTACTTCAGAGCCGGGTTAGGATTTCCGGTTCTCCTTCAGTAACCAGGACCGTATGCTCGAAGTGCGCGGAAAGGCTCCCATCCTTAGTGACTACAGTCCAGCGATCCGGCATCACACAAACCTCGGAGGTTCCTGCATTCACCATTGGTTCAATTGCCAGAACAAGGCCTGGTTGAAGCCGCGGCCCAAGGCCAGGTTTGCCAAAATTGGGCACCTGGGGTTCTTCGTGCATATTGCGCCCGATCCCATGCCCCACAAAGTCCCTCACAACATGAAAACCGTTGCTCTCCACAAAAGTCTGAATTGCTGCCGAAATATCCCCAATCCGGTTTCCTGCCACTGCCTGGGCGATCCCCAAATAAAGCGCCTTCTGGGTAACTTCTAACAAACGGCTCGCTTCCGGCGAGATCTCCCCTACCGGAAAAGTAGCAGCAGCATCTCCGTAGTATTCCCGGTAAACAGTCCCGATGTCAATACTAATAATATCCCCGTTTTCCAATTTTCTTAAACCGGGAATCCCATGCACCACTTCGCTGTTCACCGAAGTGCAGATACTCGCAGGGAATCCGTGATAGCCAAGAAAGGCAGGTATCGCCCCGCTCCGGCGTAAAAAGTCCTCCGTGAATTGATTAAGTTCACCCGTCGTAACCCCGGGCCTGATGCGTTTCCCCAACTCCTGCAGGGCTAAAGCGGTAATCCGCCCTGCCTCACGGAGGTACGTAATTTCCCGCGCCGATTTCAAAACGATCATCAACAAAGACTCCTTAAGCAGTTTTGAATTGCAGCCCAAACCGCGTCAATTCCCTGTCCCCCGTCTATTTCTTTAAGCAAACCGCGTGCGCGGTAGTATTCCAGGAGGGGAGCGGTTTGGTCTGTATAGACTTTCAAGCGGCCGCCAACGGTTTCGGCGGTATCATCGCTCCGCTGGTAGAGCTCTCCACCGCAACGGTCACACACTCCTGCTACCCGGGGAGGCTGAAAGGTGATGTGGTAAGTAGCACCGCAATTCCGGCAAACTCTCCGCCCCGTCAGGCGCTCCAGCAACACTTCCGGTTTCACCGCAATATTTAAAACCACATCCAGGCGCGTCCCCAGGTCCTCCAGGAGCCGGTCAAGAGCCTCTGCCTGGGGTAAGGTACGGGGGAAACCGTCAAGCAAAAAGCCCCTGCTGCAATCCGGCTGCTTCAAGCGCTCCCGGATTATTCCGATCGTGATTTCGTCGGGAACCAACCGGCCGGCGTCCATGTACTCCCTGGCTTTCCGGCCGAGCTCCGTTCCCGTTTGAACAGCGGCCCTGAAAATATCACCTGTTGAAATATGGGGTATCGCGCAAAAGTTGGCGATCCTAACCGCCTGCGTTCCTTTACCCGCGCCGGGAGGCCCGATTAACAAGATTCTCATGCTGGATCTCCACCCCACAACTTATTTCATAAAACCCTGGTAATGGCGCATCAGCAGATGTGCCTCAAATTGCTTCATTGTTTCCAGCGCGACCCCAACCACAATTAACAGCGCCGTTCCCCCGAAATAAAGGGAAGGAATTTTGGTAACAGCAATCATGAAGTTGGGGAGGATTGCGATCAATGCAAGGAAGACCGCGCCCGCCAGGGTGATTCTTGTCAAAACGCGGTTGATGTATTCGCCGGTAGGACGCCCCGGTCGCAACCCCGGCACAAATCCCCCGTATTTTTTCAGGTTGTCGGCCACGTCCATCGGATTGAAAATGATCGCCGTGTAAAAGTAAGTAAAGAAAATAATGAGCAAGGCGTAAAGAACTGTGTTTAACACCGTCCCGAATTGGAGGTGGCTGGCTACCGCCTGCGCCCAGGGGTGGTTGATCCACTGGGCAATCTGGACCGGAAACATCAAGAGAGACATGGCAAAGATGACCGGAATCACCCCAGCCTGGTTCACCCGCAGCGGAATGTGAGTGCTTTGCCCTCCGTAAACCTTCCGGCCCATCACCCGCTTCGCATACTGCACCGGGATCCGGCGCTGTCCTTCTTGAACCGCAACAACGGCTGCAATCACCAGCAACCCTACCGCAACCAGAATAACTATGCTGGTAATGGCCACCGTTCCGGCCTGGGCCTGGCGGAAAAGATTGACCGCACCTGCCGGGAGGCGGGAAACGATCCCTGCAAAGATCAGGAGGGAAATCCCATTCCCGATTCCCTTTTCCGTAATCATTTCCCCAAGCCACATGAGAAAAGCGGTTCCTGCCGTCAGCGTCAGGGCGATCAGTAAATATGAACCGATGCCGGGTTTCAGCAGTGCAGACTGGTGACCCAGCGCA is a genomic window of Bacillota bacterium containing:
- the rplQ gene encoding 50S ribosomal protein L17, yielding MSVYRKLGFRSDHRRMMLRNIVTSLLREERIETTEQRAKELKRLADKMISLGKRGDLHARRQALAFLLDESVVKKLFEEIAPKYAERAGGYTRILRVRNRRGDGAPMVLVELV
- a CDS encoding DNA-directed RNA polymerase subunit alpha; amino-acid sequence: MLEIEKPRIECLEKNEAGTYGKFVIEPLERGYGTTLGNSLRRVLLSSLPGAAVTSVKIEGVLHEFSTIPGVREDTTDIILNLKGLAIKMYGDEPQILRIEAQGEKEVKALDIIAGAEIEILNPDLYIATLEANGRLFVEMTVEKGRGYVPAEKNKKGDQAIGIIPVDSIFSPIHKVNYTIENTRVGQVTDYDRLILEVWTNGTVKPDEAVSLAAKILIDYLKLFVGLTEKVEDGDALVGKQTDEKSKMLEMPIEELELSVRSYNCLKRAGINTVEDLVQRTEEDMIKVRNLGKKSLEEVDQKLMELGLSLRKAED
- the rpsD gene encoding 30S ribosomal protein S4; its protein translation is MARYTGAVCRLCRREGIKLYLKGDRCYSDKCALDRRSYPPGEKGQSRRKMTEYGLQLREKQRARRIYGILERQFRRYFRIAERQKGITGENLLRLLERRLDNVVYRIGFAASRTEARQLVRHGHFTVNGRRVSIPSYLVRIGDVIAVAGKSKELTRFAELAEAAAHKTPPPWLEVDVERMQGRVLGFPAREDIDIPIKEHLIVELYSR
- the rpsK gene encoding 30S ribosomal protein S11, which translates into the protein MARRTARPKRRDRKNVEHGVAHIRSTFNNTIITITDTAGNAIAWASAGTMGFKGTRKGTPFAAQMAAEAAAKTAMEHGMKQVECYVKGPGGGREAAIRSLQAAGLEVNMIKDVTPIPHNGCRPPKRRRV
- the rpsM gene encoding 30S ribosomal protein S13; the protein is MARIAGVDLPREKRIEVALTYIYGIGRTTAQGILKKTGIDPSTRVKDLTEDEVGKLQEIIDKESKVEGDLRREVSMNIKRLIEIGCYRGLRHRRGLPVHGQRTRTNARTRKGPKKTVGIRRKK
- the rpmJ gene encoding 50S ribosomal protein L36, producing the protein MKVRASVKPICEKCKVIKRKGKVMVLCENPKHKQKQG
- the infA gene encoding translation initiation factor IF-1; translated protein: MPKSKLNVIEVEGTVVEALPNAMFRVELANGYKVLAHVSGKIRMNFIRILPGDRVTVELSPYDLTRGRIIYRFK
- a CDS encoding KOW domain-containing RNA-binding protein; its protein translation is MKESNLEVGQLVCSKRGRDRGKFFLVVEIIDDSSVYLVDGDKRRLENPKRKNIKHLDSFPVVAEHLAALWKGGQQVGNSEIRKAIATLRQVQVDKESETRG
- the map gene encoding type I methionyl aminopeptidase, with the protein product MIVLKSAREITYLREAGRITALALQELGKRIRPGVTTGELNQFTEDFLRRSGAIPAFLGYHGFPASICTSVNSEVVHGIPGLRKLENGDIISIDIGTVYREYYGDAAATFPVGEISPEASRLLEVTQKALYLGIAQAVAGNRIGDISAAIQTFVESNGFHVVRDFVGHGIGRNMHEEPQVPNFGKPGLGPRLQPGLVLAIEPMVNAGTSEVCVMPDRWTVVTKDGSLSAHFEHTVLVTEGEPEILTRL
- a CDS encoding adenylate kinase — translated: MRILLIGPPGAGKGTQAVRIANFCAIPHISTGDIFRAAVQTGTELGRKAREYMDAGRLVPDEITIGIIRERLKQPDCSRGFLLDGFPRTLPQAEALDRLLEDLGTRLDVVLNIAVKPEVLLERLTGRRVCRNCGATYHITFQPPRVAGVCDRCGGELYQRSDDTAETVGGRLKVYTDQTAPLLEYYRARGLLKEIDGGQGIDAVWAAIQNCLRSLC
- the secY gene encoding preprotein translocase subunit SecY, producing MLNSFKNAWKLADLRQKIVFTLLMFLVFRIGAHIPVPGINHEVLSDLLAGQFFGFFDVISGGAFRRLSVFAMSITPYINASIIMQLLTIVIPRLEQLAKEGEAGRKVITQYTRYGTVVLGFIQAIGMAVALGHQSALLKPGIGSYLLIALTLTAGTAFLMWLGEMITEKGIGNGISLLIFAGIVSRLPAGAVNLFRQAQAGTVAITSIVILVAVGLLVIAAVVAVQEGQRRIPVQYAKRVMGRKVYGGQSTHIPLRVNQAGVIPVIFAMSLLMFPVQIAQWINHPWAQAVASHLQFGTVLNTVLYALLIIFFTYFYTAIIFNPMDVADNLKKYGGFVPGLRPGRPTGEYINRVLTRITLAGAVFLALIAILPNFMIAVTKIPSLYFGGTALLIVVGVALETMKQFEAHLLMRHYQGFMK